The following coding sequences are from one Camarhynchus parvulus chromosome 1, STF_HiC, whole genome shotgun sequence window:
- the ABHD13 gene encoding protein ABHD13, translating to MEKSWMLWTFVKRWLLALASWSWSLCRICLLPLIVTFHLYGGIILLILIFVSIAGILYKFQDVLLYFPEQPSSSRLYVPMPTGIPHENIFIKTKDGVLLNLILLRYTGDNAAYSPTIIYFHGNAGNIGHRLPNALLMLVNLKVNLILVDYRGYGKSEGEASEEGLYLDSEAVLDYVMTRSDLDKTKIFLFGRSLGGAVAIHLASENSHRISAIVVENTFLSIPYMASTLFSFFPMRYLPLWCYKNKFLSYRKISQCRMPSLFISGLSDQLIPPVMMKQLYELSPARTKRLAIFPDGTHNDTWQCQGYFTALEQFIKEVIKSHSPEEMAKTSSNVTII from the coding sequence ATGGAAAAATCATGGATGCTTTGGACCTTTGTTAAAAGATGGCTACTAGCTTTGGCTTCCTGGTCTTGGAGTCTCTGCCGTATTTGTCTTTTGCCCTTGATAGTGACTTTTCACTTGTACGGAGGCATTATACTCCTTATATTAATATTTGTATCAATAGCAGGTATATTATATAAATTCCAGGATGTTCTGCTTTACTTTCCTGAACAGCCCTCTTCATCACGCCTTTATGTTCCTATGCCTACTGGTATACCACACGAAAACATCTTCATCAAAACCAAAGATGGAGTTCTTCTCAATCTTATTCTGCTGAGATACACAGGGGACAATGCAGCGTATTCTCCAACCATCATTTACTTTCATGGGAACGCAGGCAACATTGGCCACAGGTTGCCAAATGCTTTGTTGATGCTGGTAAACCTGAAAGTGAACTTAATTCTGGTCGATTATAGAGGGTATGGCAAAAGCGAAGGAGAAGCAAGCGAAGAAGGCTTGTACTTAGATTCTGAGGCTGTCTTAGACTATGTGATGACTCGGTCTGATCttgataaaacaaaaatttttctttttggccgTTCCTTGGGAGGAGCAGTAGCTATTCACTTAGCTTCTGAAAATTCCCATAGGATTTCTGCCATCGTGGTGGAGAACACCTTTCTTAGCATCCCATACATGGCCAGCactttgttctctttctttccGATGAGGTATCTTCCGCTCTGGtgctacaaaaataaatttctatcCTACAGAAAAATCTCTCAGTGCAGAATGCCTTCTCTCTTCATCTCTGGGTTGTCTGACCAGTTGATTCCACCAGTTATGATGAAGCAACTTTACGAACTATCCCCAGCTCGGACTAAGAGATTGGCGATATTTCCTGATGGAACTCACAATGACacttggcagtgccagggttATTTCACTGCACTTGAACAGTTCATCAAAGAAGTAATAAAGAGTCACTCCCCTGAAGAAATGGCGAAAACATCATCTAACGTAACAATAATATAA
- the LIG4 gene encoding DNA ligase 4, whose product MASAPVSQPPPKKTVASHVPFADLCSTLERIQKSKTRPEKTKYFKDFLDSWRKFHDALHQKEKDVTDSFYPAMRLILPQLERERMAYGIKETMLAKLYIELLGLPKDGKDAAKLLNYRTPTGSRGDAGDFAMIAYFVLKPRSPKQGRLTIEQVNEHLDAIANNNAAKNKGQLKKSLLHLITQSTALEQKWLIRMIVKDLKLGVSQQTIFSIFHPDAAELHNVTTDLEKVCRQLHDPTVSLSDVSIMLFSAFKPMLAAIADVPQIEKQMSNQTFYIETKLDGERMQMHKDGDVYKYFSRNGFDYTQQFGASPLEGSLTPFIHNVFKSNIQNCILDGEMMAYNPEAQTFMQKGNKFDIKRMVEDSDLQTCFCVFDVLMVNDEKLGHEVLRKRYEILSTVFTPVKGRIQVVHKRSARTRKEVVDALNEAIDNREEGIMVKDPMSTYKPDKRGEGWLKIKPEYVNGLMDELDLLIVGGYWGKGSRGGMMSHFLCAVAETPPPNEKPTIFRSICRVGSGYTMKELYDLGLKLAKHWKPYHRKDPPGNILCGAEKPEMYIEPCNSVIVQIKAAEIVDSDMYKTDCTLRFPRIEKIREDKEWYECMTSDMLEDLRSKAQGKLASKHLHIDEYDEPHEKKRKTVSKVRKVIGIAEQFKAPDLSSVSKVSNVFEDVEFCVMTGMGKYSKSDLESRIAQCGGSVVQNPGPETYCVIVGAENVRVKNIIASNKYDVVRAEWLLQCFQTKMLVPWQPAFMIHMSPDTKEHFAREYDCYGDSYTANTDVAQLKEVFSRMKDNKAMPLDLIAELEERYWCSSCQLGIFRGSTMYVDCYAVVNEPQSKIPGTTLSTRALELRFYGAKVVSRLEEGVSHVVVGDDCSRVEEMKALRRTFGKKFKIVSELWVTHSVEEGVAKNENQYLV is encoded by the coding sequence ATGGCTTCTGCACCTGTTTCACAGCCTCCTCCTAAAAAAACGGTGGCCTCTCACGTGCCATTTGCAGATCTCTGTTCTACTCTGGAGCGAATACAGAAGTCCAAAACTCGTCCAGAGAAAACCAAGTATTTCAAGGATTTTCTGGATTCCTGGAGGAAATTCCATGATGCACTCcatcaaaaagagaaagatgtcACAGATTCCTTTTACCCAGCTATGCGGCTTATTCTCCCACAgttggaaagagaaaggatggCATATGGAATTAAAGAAACTATGCTTGCAAAGCTCTATATTGAACTGCTTGGTTTAccaaaagatggaaaagatgCTGCAAAGCTTTTAAATTACAGAACGCCTACGGGCTCACGTGGAGATGCTGGGGATTTTGCAATGATCGCCTACTTTGTGCTAAAACCTAGGAGCCCAAAACAAGGCAGACTGACAATAGAACAAGTCAATGAACATTTAGATGCAATTGCTAACAATAATGCTGCTAAAAACAAGGGTCAGTTAAAGAAAAGTCTTCTTCATTTAATtacccagagcacagcactggaaCAAAAATGGCTTATCCGAATGATTGTAAAGGATCTAAAGCTTGGTGTTAGTCAACAAactatattttcaatttttcatccTGATGCTGCTGAATTGCACAATGTTACTACCGATTTGGAAAAAGTTTGCAGACAACTGCATGATCCCACTGTCTCACTTAGTGATGTTTCTATCATgttgttttctgcctttaaacCAATGCTTGCTGCTATTGCAGATGTCCCGCAAATTGAGAAACAAATGAGTAACCAGACATTCTACATAGAAACCAAGCTGGATGGTGAACGTATGCAGATGCACAAAGATGGGGATGTGTACAAGTATTTTTCCCGCAATGGGTTTGACTATACGCAGCAGTTTGGTGCTTCACCTCTTGAAGGTTCCTTAACGCCATTTATTCATAATGTATTTAAGAGCAATATACAAAATTGCATTCTTGATGGTGAAATGATGGCTTACAATCCTGAGGCACAAACTTTTatgcaaaaaggaaacaaatttgaCATAAAAAGAATGGTGGAGGACTCTGATCTGCAGACCTGCTTCTGTGTATTTGATGTATTGATGGTTAATGATGAGAAGTTGGGGCATGAAGTACTAAGGAAACGATATGAAATCTTAAGTACTGTATTTACCCCAGTAAAGGGCAGGATACAGGTTGTCCATAAGAGAAGTGCCAGAACAAGAAAAGAAGTAGTTGATGCTTTAAATGAAGCCATAGATAACAGAGAGGAAGGAATTATGGTGAAAGATCCCATGTCCACCTACAAGCCTGACAAACGTGGGGAAGGCTGGTTAAAAATCAAGCCAGAATATGTCAATGGACTGATGGATGAGCTGGACCTTTTAATTGTTGGTGGTTACTGGGGGAAGGGGTCTCGTGGTGGAATGATGTCTCATTTTCTATGTGCTGTTGCAGAGACGCCCCCTCCGAATGAAAAGCCGACCATTTTCCGCTCCATTTGTCGTGTTGGCTCCGGCTATACTATGAAAGAGTTGTATGATCTGGGCTTGAAACTGGCTAAACACTGGAAGCCCTACCATAGGAAGGACCCTCCTGGTAACATTTTGTGTGGAGctgaaaaacctgaaatgtACATTGAACCTTGTAACTCTGTCATAGTTCAGATCAAGGCAGCTGAGATTGTTGACAGTGATATGTATAAAACTGACTGTACTTTGAGATTCCCCCGAATTGAGAAGATAAGGGAAGACAAAGAATGGTATGAGTGCATGACTTCAGACATGCTAGAAGACCTCAGAAGCAAAGCACAAGGAAAGCTGGCATCTAAGCACCTTCATATAGATGAGTACGATGAGccacatgagaaaaaaaggaaaactgtttCAAAGGTGAGGAAGGTAATTGGAATAGCTGAGCAATTTAAAGCTCCTGATCTTTCTAGTGTAAGCAAGGTTTCAAATGTATTTGAAGATGTTGAGTTTTGTGTTATgacaggaatgggaaaataCTCAAAGTCTGACCTGGAAAGCAGAATAGCCCAGTGTGGTGGCAGTGTGGTACAGAACCCTGGGCCAGAGACATACTGTGTCATTGTAGGAGCTGAGAATGTCAGAGTGAAAAACATCATTGCTTCCAACAAATACGATGTGGTGAGGGCAGAGTGGCTCCTTCAGTGTTTTCAAACCAAAATGCTGGTGCCTTGGCAACCAGCCTTTATGATTCACATGTCTCCTGACACAAAAGAGCATTTTGCTCGTGAGTATGATTGTTATGGAGACAGCtacacagcaaacacagatgTTGCGCAGCTCAAGGAAGTGTTCTCAAGAATGAAAGACAATAAGGCAATGCCTCTGGACTTGATTGCAGAGCTAGAAGAACGTTATTGGTGTAGCAGTTGTCAGCTTGGTATATTCAGAGGAAGCACTATGTATGTGGACTGTTATGCTGTTGTTAATGAGCCCCAAAGCAAAATCCCTGGAACTACACTTTCAACTAGAGCTTTGGAGCTCCGTTTTTATGGTGCAAAAGTAGTTTCTCGCCTTGAAGAGGGTGTCTCCCATGTTGTTGTGGGAGATGATTGTTCACGGGTAGAAGAGATGAAAGCACTCAGGAGAacatttgggaagaaatttaaaattgtatCCGAGCTGTGGGTAACACACTCAGTGGAGGAAGGAGTcgcaaaaaatgaaaatcagtaCTTAgtttaa